Genomic segment of Pseudomonas iranensis:
GCCAAACTGGTCGGGAAGGCCTGATATGCAATTCACCGTCACGATCAATCAGGTGAAGGCGTTGGAGTGGGGGCTGAACTCTCAGCAGGCCCTGCTGTTCGCCTTCGTCTACGGCTGCCCGAGCTGGACCAAGCCAATCAAGACCGACGACGGGATCTTCTTCGCGCTGAGCAAGGCCAAGATCATCGAGGAGCTGCCGCTGCTCACCGACAAGCCAGACACTGCTTACCGCATGCTGAAGGCCCTAGAAGAGGCCGGTCTGATTGAGCTTTCCAGCACTTCGAACATCACGCTGTTCCGCCTGACCGAGAAGGCGATTGAGTGGAATCAGAAGCTGGACGGGTCGGAAAAATATCCGACCCCACCAAAGAACGAAGGTCGGAAAAAAATCCGATCTACCTCGGAAAAAAATCCGAGCAAGGTCGGAGAAAAATCCGAACAAGGGTCGGAAAAATCTCCGACAAATCAGGATACCAATCATCAGGTTACCAATCAGGATACCAGTCAGGACTTGCAACGCAGCCCGGACAAGCCGGCCCGCAATCTGGTTCTCGTGGTCGATCGCACCGATGCGCCACGGGTCGAGATCCCTGCCGACATGCCAGGCCCAAAAGACCGGTCCTGCAAAACCTTCAAGGTCTGGGCGAACTACGCCATGGCCTACCGCAAGCGCTACAGCACCTGGCCGGTGTGGAACGCTAAGGTCGGTGGCCAGCTCGGTCAATTGGTCGACCGCCTCGGCGCCGATGTCGCCCATCACGTCGCCGCCCACTTCCTGAAAACCAGCGATGCCACCGTTCTGCGCAAATGCCACAGCCTTAACGAGTTGCTGGCCAATGCCGAGAGCTACCACACCCAGTGGGTGACCGGGCAGCGCATCAACGGAACAACCGCGCGCCAGATGGAACGTACCGAAGCGAACGTCTCCGCCGCCGAGCAGGCCGCGCAAATGGTCTTGGCCAAGCGCCAAGCAGGGGAGCGCAATGAGTACCTTTGAAATGAATGACCAACAGGTTGCCGGGCTCGCTGCTGCGATCTGCGCCACTGCTGAGGCCATGGGGCAGGAAATGAACCCAGGCACTGCGGCGATCATGGCCGAAGACCTCTGTGCTTACCCGGTGCCGGTCGTGAAAGCCGCACTGAAGGCCTGCCGCTTTGAAGTGAGAGGCAAGTTGGCAATGGCTGACATTCTTCAACGCGTTCAGGTCGCCGATGGCCGCCCCGGCAAGGACGAAGCATGGGCGATCGCGATGACCACCAACGATGAATTCGAAACCGTAGTGCTGACGGACGAAATTCAGCTCGCGCTGGCAGCCGCGAAACCTGTCCTCGACGCCGGCGACAAGGTCGGTGCGCGCATGGCATTCAACAGTGCTTACGAGCGTCTGGTGGGGCAGGCCCGGGAGGACAGCAAGGAAGTGAACTGGCATGTGTCGGTCGGCTTCGACGCCAACCGCCGCACACAGGCGATCGCCAAGGCCGTGCAGATGCAGCGAATCCCTCAGGAGCGCGCTCAGCAGTACCTGGCCGACTTGAGTGTCGTGCCGGTCACTGAAGACGGTCGGGCCGTCGTTGCGCTGCTCACCGGTGTGGTAGCGCGGCCTTCGCCAAAGCTGCGCGAAAAGCTCGCCGCGGTGAAGGACTCGATGCTCGCCATGCGCCAGGCATCGGCCGAGGAAAAAACAGAACTGCGAATTCTGGCAGCCAATGAGCTGGCGGATCGCCGGGCGCTGCTCATTCAGCAGGCCGAACAATTGGAAGCAAGGAGTGCGGCTCATTGACTATCGACAAACAAAAACTCCAGAAGCTGCTGTGGAGTGAAGTCGCCTCCTGGAAGGCTGACTGCGGAGAGTGGAAGCAGAACGCTGAAGCGCTCGGCGAATTCCTCGGGGAGAAGACCGTGGAGGAGGTGGCGCTGGACCTGCTGGCGGAGAACGATCGCCTCGGACGCATCGAGCAAGCATTTTCTGAGTGGATCGAAAAAACCGAATGGGTGCAGGAGTCCGTTCAAGCGCTGGAACTGGGTCGTCACCGAGCGGATGTGCTGCGCACACGTATTGACCAGCTCAATGCCGAGGTTGATTCGCTTACCCGAGAAGCTGACAGGCAATACACGACCATTGAAGCGTATCGCAAGGACGCCGAGCGCTACCGGTGGCTTCAGCACGGTCACAGTGGCTACATCGAAGTCGTCGAGTGGATCGGACCGCACGCTACCGGGATGACCGGCGAAGACCTCGACGCGCTTGTGGACGGCGCGATGGCCAAGACGGTGCAGCCATGAATGAGTTCGCAATCCGTAGCCAGCGCGATATCAGCCGCCTCATGGGCGTCCTGCACGCATCCGACTTCACCAAACCCAAGATCGTGGTCATCAAGGACGAAAAACGCCCGGACGTCTGCAACCGCAAGATGTGGGCAATGCTCAAGGACGTTTCCGAGCAGGTGGTTTGGCATGGCAAGAAACTGACCAGCGAAGACTGGAAGTGCCTTTTCAGTGCCTCGCTGGAGAAGCAGCGCGCAGAGCCTGGCCTCGACGGTGGCTTCGTCGTGATGGCCGTATCGACCCGCAAGCAGTCGCAGAAGTGGTTCAGCGATCTGTTCGAGCTGATGCACGCCTTCGGCGCCGAGCATGACGTGCGCTGGACAGAGAAGGACAAGTGGGGAGGGCGGTATTGATGCGAACCGCCATCAAGGAACAGAAGGCCCCGAAGCCGAAGAAGTGCAAGAACCCAGCGTGCGGCATCAGCTTCCAGCCGCAGCGCTTGGGGCAAGCGGTTTGCAGTCCGAAGTGTGCGCTGGCCATTGCGCCGGCGAATAGCGAGAGAGCCAGTAAGGCGATCGCCCAGCTCGGTCGCCGCGAGATCAAGGTCCGCAAAGAGGCCCTGAAAAGTCGCGGCGATCACCTCAAGGATGCCGAGAAGGCTGTGCGCGACTATCGGCGCACCTATGAGCTGAGCATCGGCAGCGGTTGCATGAGCTGCGGCGAGTCGCAGGAATCGATTCTGGCGACGCAGGGCTGGAAGACTGGAGGTGCGTTCGATGCCGGCCACTTCCTTGGCAAGGGCGCACGGCCCGAGCTGCGGCTGGTGCCGAACAACATCTGGTTGCAGTGTAAGAGCTGCAATGCCGGGTCATCCAAGTACGCCAGAAAGGGCCAGACGGTTTCGCAAGGATTCCGCACCGGTTTGATTGCCCGCATCGGTCTGGAGGCTGTTGAAGCGCTCGAAGCAGACCACGAACCGCGCAAGCACACCGTAGAAGAACTCAAGGCGATCACCGCCGACTACCGGGCCAAGACCCGCGAACTGAAGAGGGCTGCAGCATGACCTATCGCAACGTGATTTCCGCCGTAGTCCGCGCGCTGGCCGCCGAGACGATCAGCTCTGCAGGTGGCTGCGACTTTGAGCCCAAGGTGCAGTGCGCCAAGCAGAAGGGGGAGATCGTAGGCAAAGAGGCGGCTCTGCTCCAAGATTGTTGGGTGTTCGGACGCCTGCACAAGGCGCTCACGCCGGTGCACTGGCGCGCACTGGTAGCGAAGTATTCAACGCACGAAGAGCGAAAGCACAGCGCGATACTCGAGCTGCTGAGTTCCGTGAAGTCGCCGGCACCGCAACGGTTCCGTGAGTGTGCCGTGCTGACCTGGGCAATACCGCAGGTTGGCGGCACTGATGGGAAGCGCTCATCTGCGGTGCTGCCTGCCGCCTGGTATGACATCACTAACTGGGACAACGACGGCAGGCCTGAATCGACCCGGTACCGGTGGAGATCTTCGATCCGGAGGGCGCTAGACGATCAGGTAAATGAGGCGCTCACAGCGGCGCAGGAACTGCTCGATGCGGAGGGCTTGATCGAAAGTTGCGCGGCGTAGCAAAAAGCCATTGCAATGAATGAGAAAGTGAGAGAATATTTACCCATCCTGTCGATCTTGCGCGTTAGGGATTGACATGAAAAACCCGGCCAACGTGCCGGGTTTTTTGTTGCTTATTTCAAGCGTATCAAGCCTGCAGGAACACCGGACTGCTTCGGAATATGTTCGATTTTCCCG
This window contains:
- a CDS encoding phage replication protein, encoding MQFTVTINQVKALEWGLNSQQALLFAFVYGCPSWTKPIKTDDGIFFALSKAKIIEELPLLTDKPDTAYRMLKALEEAGLIELSSTSNITLFRLTEKAIEWNQKLDGSEKYPTPPKNEGRKKIRSTSEKNPSKVGEKSEQGSEKSPTNQDTNHQVTNQDTSQDLQRSPDKPARNLVLVVDRTDAPRVEIPADMPGPKDRSCKTFKVWANYAMAYRKRYSTWPVWNAKVGGQLGQLVDRLGADVAHHVAAHFLKTSDATVLRKCHSLNELLANAESYHTQWVTGQRINGTTARQMERTEANVSAAEQAAQMVLAKRQAGERNEYL
- a CDS encoding recombination protein NinB is translated as MNEFAIRSQRDISRLMGVLHASDFTKPKIVVIKDEKRPDVCNRKMWAMLKDVSEQVVWHGKKLTSEDWKCLFSASLEKQRAEPGLDGGFVVMAVSTRKQSQKWFSDLFELMHAFGAEHDVRWTEKDKWGGRY
- a CDS encoding recombination protein NinG, with the protein product MRTAIKEQKAPKPKKCKNPACGISFQPQRLGQAVCSPKCALAIAPANSERASKAIAQLGRREIKVRKEALKSRGDHLKDAEKAVRDYRRTYELSIGSGCMSCGESQESILATQGWKTGGAFDAGHFLGKGARPELRLVPNNIWLQCKSCNAGSSKYARKGQTVSQGFRTGLIARIGLEAVEALEADHEPRKHTVEELKAITADYRAKTRELKRAAA